The following coding sequences lie in one Cloeon dipterum chromosome 1, ieCloDipt1.1, whole genome shotgun sequence genomic window:
- the LOC135934166 gene encoding uncharacterized protein LOC135934166 — protein sequence MKISIRAVAFGKVSMALFCFCLATNERPAGFVGSSGLLNGLLGTRRNGQSVQSGLNKASGILGGIADLFGRRLVQAGINRIFGRTRNARLVDEKVDPNAKTDPQQKNKKKRRRKPGQKPKDVEYVSPVEKNVYDSGTGQQWANDPGRQKGILTPNKKFNPKPDYADYEYYK from the exons ATGAAAATAAGTATCCGCGCT GTCGCCTTTGGGAAGGTATCAATGGCCCTGTTTTGCTTTTGCCTCGCCACGAACGAACGTCCGGCGGGCTTCGTCGGCAGCAGTGGACTTCTTAACGGGCTTCTCGGAACGAGACGCAACGGGCAAAGCGTGCAAAGTGGCCTCAACAAGGCCAGCGGCATCCTCGGCGGCATAGCCGACCTTTTCGGCCGCAGACTGGTCCAGGCGGGCATCAACCGGATCTTTGGTAGGACGAGAAACGCCAGACTGGTGGACGAGAAGGTCGACCCAAACGCAAAGACCGATCCCCAGCAGAAGAATAAGAAGAAGCGGCGGAGGAAACCCGGCCAGAAGCCGAAGGACGTCGAGTATGTGAGCCCGGTGGAGAAGAACGTGTACGATTCTGGAACTGGACAGCAATGGGCCAATGACCCTGGAAGGCAGAAAGGAATTCTCACTCCGAATAAGAAATTCAACCCGAAACCTGACTATGCTGATTACgaatattacaaataa